CGGACCGACCTGGTGGCGAAGCTCGACGGCCTCGGGGAGTACGACGCCCGGCGGCCGATGACGCCGACCGGCACGAGCCTGCTCGGGCTGGTCAAGCACGTCGCGTACGTGCAGCTGGGCTACCTGGGTGAGGTGTTCGGGCGGCCGAGTGGCCGGTCCTACCCGTGGGACGACGGGAGTGAGCCCGACGCCGACCTGTGGGCGGCGCCGGACGAGAGCCGGGACGAGATCGTCGAGCTGTACCGGTTCTCGGCCGCGCACGCGGACGCGACGGTCGGGGCGCTCCCGCTGGACGCTGTGGGGGAGGTGCCCTGGTGGCCGCCGGAGCGGCGCCACCCCACCCTGCACACGGTGCTCGTCCACCTGTGCGTCGAGGTCGCCCGGCACGCCGGCCACGCCGACGTCGTTCGCGAGCTCATCGACGGGCGCGCCGGGATGAGCCCCGGCAACCCCAACGTGCCCGAGCGCACCCCCGGGGAGTGGGCGGTGTTCCGCGCCCGCATCGAGGCCGCGGCGCGCCGGGCGGGCGGGTCCGCTTCGACGGGTGCCGCAGCGGGGGATGGGTGAGGATCTCCGGCATGTCTGCCGACGACGTCTCGCCCGTCGACCCGTTCCCCCGCCGGCGCGTCCGGGTCGACCGCCGGGCCGACGGCACGCTGGAGATGGCCCACGTCGACGTCGGCGAGGGTGACCCGATCGTCTTCCTGCACGGCAACCCCACGTCGTCCTACCTGTGGCGCAACGTCATCCCGCACGTGCAGCACCTGGGCCGCTGCCTGGCGCCGGACCTCATCGGCATGGGCGAGTCCGACCGGCTGCCCGACCCGGGCCCGGGCAGCTACTCCTTCGCCACCCACGCCGGCTTCGTCGAGCGGTTCCTCGAGCAGGTCGGCGCCACCGAGCGGGTCACCTTCGTGCTGCACGACTGGGGCTCGGCGCTCGGCTTCGACTGGGCG
This window of the Geodermatophilus sp. DSM 44513 genome carries:
- a CDS encoding DinB family protein, whose product is MDEKRELLGYLRTRRTDLVAKLDGLGEYDARRPMTPTGTSLLGLVKHVAYVQLGYLGEVFGRPSGRSYPWDDGSEPDADLWAAPDESRDEIVELYRFSAAHADATVGALPLDAVGEVPWWPPERRHPTLHTVLVHLCVEVARHAGHADVVRELIDGRAGMSPGNPNVPERTPGEWAVFRARIEAAARRAGGSASTGAAAGDG